The Fervidicoccaceae archaeon DNA segment GGCATCGCTGTGGGAATTCCCGATTATCAGAATATCTCTTGAAGGATTCACGTTTGAAGATATTGCCCATATTACCTTTCCAATATCTCTGGGATCCACATCATCGTCAACTACAATTATTATTTTTGTGAGGGAGCTCTGGCCCAGGCCCCATAGAGCGCTCATGACCTTCTTTGCTTGTCCTGGGTATCTCTTCTTTATAGAAACTATCAGCATCCCCTGAAATACTCCCTCTGGAGGATAGTTGACTTCAACTATCTCGGGAAGGAGCAGCTTCATAATTGGCTTGAATATTCTCTCTATTGCTTTTCCAATTACACCATCCTCGAGAACGGGTAGTCCAGTCACGCTTCCATAGTAAATAGGATTGTCTCTGAAGTAAACTCTATCGACAGAGAAAATTGGATACTTTTCAGTGGGCTTATCGTAATATCCCCAGTGATCTCCAAAGGGTCCCTCGCTGGATAAGTTCCTCAGCTGCACTTTTCCTTCAATCACTATTTCCGCATTGGATGGTACAGGGATGCTGTTAGGGAGCTCATAAAGCTCTATTCCTCTTCCTCTCAGAACCCCAGCAAAGAGGGCCTTGTCAATTGGATATGGAACGGGAGAGACCGCTGCTAACATCGTTCCAGGATCGCTTCCTATTACTACTGCAACTGGGAGCTCATCGACTCCTTTTTCCAGAGCAGCAGAATGCGCCATAGCTCCTCTCTTATGAATCTGCCAATGTATCACTGCACGGCCTCCATCTAATATCATCATTCTATAGACTCCCATATTGAGAACTCCCAAGACAGGATCCCTGGTTATCACAATTGGAAAAGTTGCGTATTTCCCCCCATCCTTTGGCCAGGTTCTAAAGAATGGTATTTTCTCGAGTGGATTGTCGTCCTTCTCCAGAATGTTGCTTTCAAAGTCTGCATGAGATGTCCTGGAGGGAAGATACTTGGAGGTTCTGAATAGCTCTCCTGTAGCTTTCATTTTTTCAAGAAGAGAAAGAGGAGGCTGAATCAGCTGCATCGGTATAAGTCTCTCCCCTATATCCTCAAGCTTTTCAACTGATAGCGCTTGCCTAATTACTCTTATGCTGCTGAAAAGGTTCCCTGCAACTCTCCAGCCATCATACCCCTCAATTTTATTTAAGAGGACAGCCGGTCCTCCAGCATACATCAATTT contains these protein-coding regions:
- a CDS encoding UbiD family decarboxylase, whose product is MIQLDPLADLRSYIEWLKSKEELVEVNNPLSPDLEIPALLRKLMYAGGPAVLLNKIEGYDGWRVAGNLFSSIRVIRQALSVEKLEDIGERLIPMQLIQPPLSLLEKMKATGELFRTSKYLPSRTSHADFESNILEKDDNPLEKIPFFRTWPKDGGKYATFPIVITRDPVLGVLNMGVYRMMILDGGRAVIHWQIHKRGAMAHSAALEKGVDELPVAVVIGSDPGTMLAAVSPVPYPIDKALFAGVLRGRGIELYELPNSIPVPSNAEIVIEGKVQLRNLSSEGPFGDHWGYYDKPTEKYPIFSVDRVYFRDNPIYYGSVTGLPVLEDGVIGKAIERIFKPIMKLLLPEIVEVNYPPEGVFQGMLIVSIKKRYPGQAKKVMSALWGLGQSSLTKIIIVVDDDVDPRDIGKVIWAISSNVNPSRDILIIGNSHSDALDPANISPSYGGKLGIDATRKLPEENYGREWPEMVKEDEAVLAKISGILGTILKGWNKIERFY